ACGATCCCGTGCGTCCCTCCTCGGGCGGCACCGCCGTCCTGGACCGCGACGACGAAGCGGCCGCCGCGCACGACGCCGCCACCTCACCCTCCGCGGGCACGCTCGTCGAAGAGCCCGTCGAGGAAGTGGTGCCGGCCGCACCGCTCGTGGAGCGCCCCGCTCCGGTGGCCGGCCGCCTGAACCGCCTCCGGGCCCGCCTGGTCGGCTCGGGCAACATCCTGGGCAAGGGCCTGCTCGCCCTGCTCTCCAGCGACCGCATCGACGAGGACACCTGGGACGAGATCGAGGAGACCCTCCTCCTGGCCGACCTCGGCACCGAGCCGACCACGGAGCTGATGGATGCGCTCCGCGCCCGAGTGAAGGTCATGGGCACCCGTGACACCGCCGAGGTCCGCGCCATGCTGCGCGAGGAGCTCCTCAAGCTCGTCGACCCGTCCATGGACCGCGCCCTGAACGTGACCCGCCACGCCGAGCGCCCCGCCGTCGTGCTGGTGGTGGGTGTCAACGGCGTCGGCAAGACCACCACGGTCGGCAAGCTGGCCCGCGTGCTGGTGGCCGAGGACAAGGACGTGCTCCTGGGCGCCGCGGACACCTTCCGTGCGGCGGCCGCCGAACAGCTCACCACCTGGGGCGAGCGGGTGGGCGTGCCCACCGTCAAGTCCGACGTGGAAGGCGCCGACCCGGCGTCGGTGGCCTACGAGGCCGTGAAGGCCGGCATCGAGCAGGAAGTCGACGTCGTCATGGTGGACACCGCCGGCCGCCTGCAGAACAAGACCGGTCTGATGGACGAGCTCGGCAAGGTCAAGCGTGTCATCGAGAAGCTGGCCGAGGTGGACGAGGTCCTCCTGGTGCTGGATGCGACCACGGGCCAGAACGGCCTCACCCAGGCCAAGGTGTTCTCCGAGGTCGTGGACATCAGTGGCATCGTGCTCACGAAGCTCGACGGCACCGCCAAGGGTGGCATCGTCGTCGCGATCCAGCGCACCCTGGGCGTCCCGGTGAAGCTCGTCGGTCTCGGCGAAGGCCCCGACGATCTGGCGCCGTTCGACCCCGAGGCGTTCGTCGACGCGCTGCTCGACTGAGCACTTCTCCGGACCGCACCTCTCCGGAACGTCTCCGAAGGCCCCGCAGGCGAAC
This portion of the Arthrobacter woluwensis genome encodes:
- the ftsY gene encoding signal recognition particle-docking protein FtsY — protein: MNDVLLPVILSIVGALVVIGLAVPLLLKGRNSRKYTSTRDANDPVRPSSGGTAVLDRDDEAAAAHDAATSPSAGTLVEEPVEEVVPAAPLVERPAPVAGRLNRLRARLVGSGNILGKGLLALLSSDRIDEDTWDEIEETLLLADLGTEPTTELMDALRARVKVMGTRDTAEVRAMLREELLKLVDPSMDRALNVTRHAERPAVVLVVGVNGVGKTTTVGKLARVLVAEDKDVLLGAADTFRAAAAEQLTTWGERVGVPTVKSDVEGADPASVAYEAVKAGIEQEVDVVMVDTAGRLQNKTGLMDELGKVKRVIEKLAEVDEVLLVLDATTGQNGLTQAKVFSEVVDISGIVLTKLDGTAKGGIVVAIQRTLGVPVKLVGLGEGPDDLAPFDPEAFVDALLD